From Micrococcus porci, one genomic window encodes:
- a CDS encoding potassium channel family protein, protein MADQPRTDPNAPVLVIGLGRFGAATAEELVTQGREVLAIERDPVLAQRFAPTLTHVVEADATDAEALRQLGAQDFDVAVVGVGTSIEASVLITANLVDLEIPHIWVKAISDAHGTILKRIGAQHIIFPEKDAGVRAAHLVNGRMLDFIEFDDDFAIVKMYPPTETVGFTLEESNVRQKYGVTIVGVKTPGEDFTYAQPHTRVGPRDTLIVSGHTDLIDRFAARP, encoded by the coding sequence TTGGCTGACCAGCCGCGCACCGACCCGAACGCCCCCGTGCTCGTGATCGGCCTGGGCCGCTTCGGCGCCGCCACGGCCGAGGAGCTGGTCACGCAGGGCCGGGAGGTCCTCGCCATCGAGCGGGACCCCGTGCTCGCCCAGCGCTTCGCCCCCACGCTCACGCACGTGGTGGAGGCGGACGCCACCGACGCCGAGGCCCTCCGCCAGCTGGGCGCCCAGGACTTCGACGTGGCCGTCGTCGGGGTGGGCACGTCCATCGAGGCCTCCGTGCTGATCACCGCGAACCTGGTGGACCTGGAGATCCCGCACATCTGGGTGAAGGCGATCTCCGACGCGCACGGCACGATCCTCAAGCGGATCGGCGCGCAGCACATCATCTTCCCGGAGAAGGACGCCGGCGTGCGCGCCGCGCACCTGGTGAACGGGCGGATGCTGGACTTCATCGAGTTCGACGACGACTTCGCGATCGTGAAGATGTACCCGCCCACGGAGACGGTCGGCTTCACCTTGGAAGAGTCCAACGTGCGCCAGAAGTACGGCGTGACCATCGTCGGCGTGAAGACCCCGGGCGAGGACTTCACCTACGCCCAGCCGCACACCCGCGTGGGCCCGCGGGACACGCTCATCGTGTCCGGGCACACCGACCTCATCGACCGGTTCGCCGCCCGTCCCTGA
- a CDS encoding AAA family ATPase — MLLLIFGPPAVGKMTVGRAVAAASDFRLFHNHMTIEPLLEVFGHGTEPFNVLTDEFRIRVIEEAARAGVDLAFTLVWDVTDPDDAEYVARCVAAAGDDAAFVELRADLATRLERNRTEERLLHKPSKRNLEWSDGNVREMEATWTMTTADGPGAAEVLLGAHPHLGLQTDDLTAEETAERILAWLADVRG, encoded by the coding sequence ATGCTGCTGCTGATCTTCGGGCCGCCGGCCGTGGGCAAGATGACCGTCGGACGAGCCGTCGCGGCGGCCTCCGACTTCCGGTTGTTCCACAACCACATGACCATCGAGCCCCTGCTCGAGGTGTTCGGCCACGGCACGGAGCCGTTCAACGTCCTCACAGACGAGTTCCGGATCCGCGTGATCGAGGAGGCCGCCAGGGCCGGCGTGGACCTGGCTTTCACGCTCGTCTGGGACGTGACGGATCCCGACGACGCCGAGTACGTGGCCCGGTGCGTCGCGGCCGCAGGCGATGACGCGGCGTTCGTCGAGCTGCGAGCGGATCTGGCGACGCGTCTGGAGCGCAACAGGACCGAGGAACGCCTCTTACACAAGCCTTCGAAGCGGAACCTGGAGTGGTCGGACGGCAACGTCCGGGAGATGGAAGCCACCTGGACGATGACCACGGCGGACGGCCCGGGAGCGGCGGAAGTGCTGCTGGGCGCCCACCCCCACCTGGGCCTGCAGACAGACGACCTCACGGCCGAGGAGACCGCCGAGCGGATCCTCGCGTGGCTCGCCGACGTCCGGGGCTGA
- a CDS encoding sugar phosphate isomerase/epimerase family protein codes for MTGPSGAGSRPWDPHGRHLEPPLVSTAHLAPAPRFGAEIPVTLSSSSVFPLGTQDVFATAADLGYDGVEVMVTHNATSQDARALARLSERTGMRIDSIHAPTLLFTQQVWGSAWSKIVRSVELARAVGAVTVVAHPPFRWQGSYASQFARRTAEIMEATGVVIAVENMYPWRAHGRDLTMYLPHWDPVPEPYEHVTWDFSHAAIAREDSLANIRGLGGRLRHVHLTDGVDGTKDAHLVPGEGTQNVAESLRFLGREGLAGTVCVEVGTRGVEYAGQREEKLSASLAFAREHLGQNDQSGRHES; via the coding sequence ATGACGGGGCCCTCCGGCGCCGGCTCCCGCCCGTGGGACCCCCACGGGCGCCACCTGGAGCCGCCGCTGGTCTCCACCGCCCACCTGGCCCCCGCACCCCGGTTCGGCGCGGAGATCCCGGTGACGCTGTCGTCGTCGTCGGTGTTCCCCCTGGGCACGCAGGACGTGTTCGCCACGGCCGCGGACCTCGGGTACGACGGCGTGGAGGTCATGGTCACGCACAACGCGACCAGCCAGGACGCCCGCGCCCTGGCCCGGCTGTCCGAGCGCACGGGCATGCGGATCGACTCGATCCACGCGCCCACGCTGCTGTTCACCCAGCAGGTGTGGGGTTCGGCGTGGTCCAAGATCGTGCGCTCCGTGGAGCTGGCCCGGGCGGTGGGGGCCGTCACCGTGGTGGCCCATCCGCCGTTCCGCTGGCAGGGGAGCTACGCGTCGCAGTTCGCCCGGCGCACCGCGGAGATCATGGAGGCCACCGGTGTCGTGATCGCCGTGGAGAACATGTACCCGTGGCGGGCGCACGGCCGCGACCTCACCATGTACCTGCCCCACTGGGACCCGGTGCCGGAGCCCTACGAGCACGTGACCTGGGACTTCTCCCACGCGGCGATCGCGCGGGAGGACTCCCTGGCGAACATCCGCGGCCTCGGTGGGCGGCTGCGCCACGTCCACCTCACCGACGGCGTGGACGGGACCAAGGACGCGCATCTGGTGCCCGGCGAGGGCACGCAGAACGTGGCCGAGTCCCTGCGCTTCCTCGGCCGGGAGGGCCTGGCCGGCACGGTGTGCGTGGAGGTCGGCACGCGCGGCGTCGAGTACGCCGGCCAGCGCGAGGAGAAGCTGTCCGCCTCGCTCGCGTTCGCGCGCGAGCACCTCGGCCAGAACGATCAGTCCGGCCGGCACGAGTCCTGA
- the proC gene encoding pyrroline-5-carboxylate reductase, producing MTAQPRIAILGLGSMTGAILTGLLAASVTTPERVVATTRTAASAQAKGNRFPGVRVLSGEQDVDANLTAVAEADVVLLGVKPKDIVVTARQIAPALRPEAVVVSVAAGVRAETLAGALPEGQPLVRTMPNTPLTVGSGVVGVAPAAGVTADQRALVESLFSGSGVVVPVSEEQLPAVVAASGSAPAYVFLLAEAIAAHAVELGLSAEAAEAMAAATVKGAGAMLVDAVTSGEQTAEGLRRAVMSPNGTTERAIAAFEDGGFAGLVADAMDAAARRDEEMGREFGA from the coding sequence ATGACCGCCCAGCCCCGCATCGCGATCCTCGGCCTCGGCTCCATGACCGGCGCCATCCTCACGGGCCTGCTGGCCGCGTCGGTGACGACGCCGGAGCGCGTCGTCGCCACCACGCGCACCGCCGCCTCGGCCCAGGCCAAGGGGAACCGGTTCCCGGGCGTGCGGGTGCTCTCCGGGGAGCAGGACGTGGACGCGAACCTGACCGCCGTGGCCGAGGCGGACGTGGTGCTGCTGGGCGTGAAGCCCAAGGACATCGTGGTGACGGCCCGGCAGATCGCCCCCGCCCTGCGCCCGGAGGCCGTGGTGGTCTCGGTGGCCGCGGGCGTGCGCGCCGAGACCCTCGCCGGGGCCCTGCCTGAGGGCCAGCCGCTGGTGCGGACCATGCCGAACACGCCGCTGACCGTGGGCTCTGGCGTGGTGGGCGTGGCCCCCGCCGCGGGCGTCACCGCGGACCAGCGCGCGCTGGTGGAGTCGCTGTTCTCCGGCTCCGGCGTGGTGGTGCCGGTGTCGGAGGAGCAGCTGCCGGCCGTCGTCGCGGCGTCGGGCTCTGCCCCCGCCTACGTGTTCCTGCTGGCGGAGGCGATCGCCGCGCACGCCGTGGAGCTGGGCCTGTCCGCCGAGGCGGCCGAGGCCATGGCCGCGGCCACCGTGAAGGGCGCCGGCGCCATGCTGGTGGATGCGGTGACCTCCGGCGAGCAGACCGCCGAGGGGCTGCGCCGTGCGGTCATGAGCCCGAACGGCACCACGGAGCGAGCCATCGCGGCGTTCGAGGACGGCGGCTTCGCCGGGCTCGTGGCGGACGCCATGGACGCCGCCGCCAGGCGGGACGAGGAGATGGGCCGCGAGTTCGGCGCCTGA
- a CDS encoding Ppx/GppA phosphatase family protein, whose protein sequence is MRLGVLDIGSNTVHLLLVEARAGARPTPYAEHKRSLPLIRYLDESGAINEEGQDELVGFIGEAVAFAEEHRAEDMISFCTSAIREAENGPAVLARVEAETGVHLSELSGEQEASMTYFAVRRWQGWGVGSILNFDIGGGSFEIAYGQDELPSHAVSLPLGAGRLTRERLPDDPPSPKAVKKLHKHVSREIEAVFADFPPLEAPYVVTATSKTFRSLARLTGAAPSAAGPYVKRHLRADDLQLWVNRLAAMTWEQRAELPGVSEVRAPQVLAGALVALAAMRTFGVAQLEICPWALREGLILNRLDALMLEGHLTREDGLGVGHVNLNTDSLLPGLSLGVR, encoded by the coding sequence GTGCGCCTGGGCGTCCTGGACATCGGGTCCAACACGGTCCACCTGCTCCTGGTGGAGGCCCGCGCCGGCGCGCGGCCGACCCCCTACGCGGAGCACAAGCGTTCCCTTCCGCTGATCCGCTACCTGGACGAGTCCGGCGCGATCAACGAGGAGGGCCAGGACGAGCTGGTCGGCTTCATCGGCGAGGCCGTGGCCTTCGCCGAGGAGCACCGCGCGGAGGACATGATCTCCTTCTGCACCTCGGCCATCCGCGAGGCGGAGAACGGCCCGGCCGTGCTGGCCCGGGTGGAGGCGGAGACGGGTGTGCACCTCTCCGAGCTCTCCGGCGAGCAGGAGGCGTCCATGACGTACTTCGCCGTGCGCCGCTGGCAGGGCTGGGGCGTGGGCTCCATCCTGAACTTCGACATCGGCGGCGGCTCCTTCGAGATCGCCTACGGCCAGGACGAGCTGCCCAGCCACGCCGTCTCCCTGCCGCTGGGCGCCGGCCGGCTCACGCGCGAGCGCCTCCCGGACGACCCGCCCAGCCCCAAGGCCGTGAAGAAGCTCCACAAGCACGTCAGCCGCGAGATCGAGGCGGTCTTCGCGGACTTCCCGCCGCTCGAGGCCCCCTACGTGGTCACGGCGACCTCCAAGACCTTCCGCTCCCTGGCCCGGCTCACCGGCGCGGCGCCCTCGGCGGCCGGCCCGTACGTCAAGCGACACCTCCGGGCGGACGACCTCCAGCTCTGGGTCAACCGCCTGGCCGCCATGACCTGGGAGCAGCGGGCCGAGCTGCCCGGCGTCTCCGAGGTCCGCGCCCCGCAGGTGCTGGCCGGCGCGCTCGTGGCGCTCGCGGCCATGCGCACCTTCGGCGTGGCCCAGCTGGAGATCTGCCCGTGGGCCCTGCGCGAGGGTCTGATCCTCAACCGCCTGGACGCCCTCATGCTGGAGGGCCACCTGACCCGCGAGGACGGCCTCGGGGTCGGGCACGTCAACCTCAACACCGACTCCCTGCTGCCGGGGCTCAGCCTGGGGGTGCGCTGA